Proteins from one Ricinus communis isolate WT05 ecotype wild-type chromosome 9, ASM1957865v1, whole genome shotgun sequence genomic window:
- the LOC8278767 gene encoding sucrose synthase 2 isoform X3, with product MPLSSFRDRVHDILSVYRVELVSLLTRHVAEGKGILQTHDLLCELDNVVVDDEAMEKLRRSPFVEVLQSTQEAIVLPPFVAMAIRPRPGVWEYVRVNVYELSVDHLNVSEFLRFKEDLADGDRCDESYVLELDFEPFNATFPRPTRSSSIGNGVQFLNRHLSSVMFRQKESLEPLLEFLRTHKHDGHALMLNDRIQNLSSLHYALARAEEHLSKFPPNTPFSEFEFDLQSMGFERGWGDRAERVSEMVHLLMDILQAPDPASLESFLGMLPMVFNVVIVSPHGYFGQANVLGLPDTGGQIVYILDQVRALENEMVSKIRKQGLDFVPKILIVTRLIPHAKGTTCNQRLERISGTENTYILRVPFRTQNGILRKWISRFDVWPYLETFADDASNEIAAELQGVPDLIIGNYSDGNLVASLLSYKLGITQCNIAHALEKIKYPDSDIYWRKYEDKYHFASQFTADIIAMNNADFIITSTYQEIAGNKNNIGQYEGYTAFTLPGLYRVVHGINVFDPKFNIVSPGADSCIYFPYSDRERRLTALHGAIEELLYDPEQNEEHIGYLTDQSKPIIFSMSRLDRVKNLTGLVEWYGKSSKLRELVNLVVVGGSMDVNKSRDREEMAEIKKMHGLITEYNLAGQFRWVAAQMNRARNGELYRYIADAKGVFVQLSMKLSASLL from the exons ATGCCGCTTTCTAGCTTTCGTGACAGAGTGCATGACATTCTCTCTGTCTATAGAGTCGAGCTTGTTTCTCTTCTCACCAG GCATGTGGCTGAAGGGAAAGGAATATTGCAAACTCATGATCTGTTGTGTGAGCTCGACAATGTAGTTGTAGATGATGAAGCAATGGAGAAGCTTCGCCGCAGTCCTTTTGTTGAAGTCCTTCAATCTACTCAG GAAGCTATCGTACTGCCTCCATTTGTTGCAATGGCAATTCGGCCAAGACCTGGTGTTTGGGAATATGTTCGTGTTAATGTATATGAACTTAGTGTGGATCATTTGAATGTTTCTGAATTCCTTCGTTTCAAAGAAGATCTCGCGGATGGAGA TAGGTGCGACGAGAGTTATGTGCTTGAACTTGATTTTGAGCCATTTAATGCAACATTTCCTCGGCCAACCCGGTCGTCATCAATAGGAAATGGGGTTCAATTCTTGAACCGTCACCTGTCTTCAGTTATGTTCCGACAAAAAGAAAGTTTGGAGCCTCTGCTTGAATTTCTCCGCACGCATAAGCATGATGGTCat GCACTGATGCTTAATGATCGGATACAGAACCTATCCTCACTTCACTATGCTTTAGCACGAGCAGAAGAGCACCTTTCTAAGTTTCCACCTAATACACCATTTTCTGAGTTTGAATTTGA TTTACAATCAATGGGTTTTGAGAGAGGTTGGGGTGACAGGGCAGAACGGGTATCAGAGATGGTGCATTTGCTCATGGACATCCTTCAGGCACCCGATCCCGCTTCCTTAGAGTCATTTCTTGGGATGCTTCCTATGGTCTTCAACGTTGTCATCGTGTCTCCTCATGGCTACTTTGGCCAAGCAAATGTTTTAGGATTGCCAGATACTGGTGGACAG attgtttacattcttgATCAAGTGCGTGCATTGGAGAATGAGATGGTTTCTAAAATACGAAAACAGGGATTGGATTTTGTCCCAAAAATCCTTATT GTCACTCGACTGATACCCCATGCAAAAGGCACAACATGCAACCAAAGACTTGAAAGAATTAGTGGAACAGAAAACACATATATTCTGCGGGTTCCTTTTAGGACTCAGAATGGTATTCTTCGTAAATGGATTTCAAGGTTTGATGTGTGGCCATATTTGGAGACCTTTGCAGAT GATGCATCGAATGAAATTGCTGCTGAGTTGCAGGGAGTTCCAGATCTGATCATTGGTAACTATAGTGATGGAAATCTTGTTGCTTCTCTGTTGTCTTATAAGCTCGGAATTACACAG TGTAACATTGCACATGCATtggagaaaattaaatatccaGATTCTGATATATACTGGAGAAAATACGAGGACAAGTACCATTTTGCAAGTCAGTTTACAGCTGACATCATTGCAATGAATAATGCAGATTTTATCATCACTAGCACATATCAGGAGATTGCAGGAAA CAAGAATAACATTGGGCAGTATGAGGGCTACACTGCTTTTACTCTTCCTGGCCTCTATCGAGTTGTTCATGGAATCAATGTTTTCGATCCCAAGTTTAATATTGTCTCTCCAGGAGCAGACTCGTGCATTTATTTTCCATACTCTGATAGGGAAAGAAGACTCACTGCTTTACATGGTGCCATTGAAGAGCTCTTATATGATCCTGAGCAGAATGAGGAGCATAT TGGTTATTTGACCGACCAATCAAAGCCGATTATCTTCTCCATGTCAAGACTTGATAGGGTGAAGAACTTGACAGGACTTGTTGAGTGGTACGGCAAGAGCAGCAAGCTAAGAGAGCTTGTAAATCTTGTTGTGGTTGGTGGTTCTATGGATGTGAATAAATCCAGGGACAGAGAAGAAATGGCCGAGATTAAAAAGATGCATGGCCTCATAACAGAGTATAATTTGGCTGGCCAGTTCCGTTGGGTTGCTGCTCAAATGAATCGTGCTCGTAATGGTGAGCTCTACCGCTACATTGCCGATGCAAAAGGTGTTTTCGTACAG CTTTCTATGAAGCTTTCGGCCTCACTGTTATAG
- the LOC8278767 gene encoding sucrose synthase 2 isoform X1 produces MPLSSFRDRVHDILSVYRVELVSLLTRHVAEGKGILQTHDLLCELDNVVVDDEAMEKLRRSPFVEVLQSTQEAIVLPPFVAMAIRPRPGVWEYVRVNVYELSVDHLNVSEFLRFKEDLADGDRCDESYVLELDFEPFNATFPRPTRSSSIGNGVQFLNRHLSSVMFRQKESLEPLLEFLRTHKHDGHALMLNDRIQNLSSLHYALARAEEHLSKFPPNTPFSEFEFDLQSMGFERGWGDRAERVSEMVHLLMDILQAPDPASLESFLGMLPMVFNVVIVSPHGYFGQANVLGLPDTGGQIVYILDQVRALENEMVSKIRKQGLDFVPKILIVTRLIPHAKGTTCNQRLERISGTENTYILRVPFRTQNGILRKWISRFDVWPYLETFADDASNEIAAELQGVPDLIIGNYSDGNLVASLLSYKLGITQCNIAHALEKIKYPDSDIYWRKYEDKYHFASQFTADIIAMNNADFIITSTYQEIAGNKNNIGQYEGYTAFTLPGLYRVVHGINVFDPKFNIVSPGADSCIYFPYSDRERRLTALHGAIEELLYDPEQNEEHIGYLTDQSKPIIFSMSRLDRVKNLTGLVEWYGKSSKLRELVNLVVVGGSMDVNKSRDREEMAEIKKMHGLITEYNLAGQFRWVAAQMNRARNGELYRYIADAKGVFVQPAFYEAFGLTVIEAMTCGLPTFATCHGGPAEIIEHGTCGFHIDPHHPDQAASLLINFFERCKEDPSYWNTISDGGLKRIYERYTWKIYSKRLLTLAGVYGFWKHVSKLERREIRRYLEMFYILKFNNLVKSIPLAVDDQQ; encoded by the exons ATGCCGCTTTCTAGCTTTCGTGACAGAGTGCATGACATTCTCTCTGTCTATAGAGTCGAGCTTGTTTCTCTTCTCACCAG GCATGTGGCTGAAGGGAAAGGAATATTGCAAACTCATGATCTGTTGTGTGAGCTCGACAATGTAGTTGTAGATGATGAAGCAATGGAGAAGCTTCGCCGCAGTCCTTTTGTTGAAGTCCTTCAATCTACTCAG GAAGCTATCGTACTGCCTCCATTTGTTGCAATGGCAATTCGGCCAAGACCTGGTGTTTGGGAATATGTTCGTGTTAATGTATATGAACTTAGTGTGGATCATTTGAATGTTTCTGAATTCCTTCGTTTCAAAGAAGATCTCGCGGATGGAGA TAGGTGCGACGAGAGTTATGTGCTTGAACTTGATTTTGAGCCATTTAATGCAACATTTCCTCGGCCAACCCGGTCGTCATCAATAGGAAATGGGGTTCAATTCTTGAACCGTCACCTGTCTTCAGTTATGTTCCGACAAAAAGAAAGTTTGGAGCCTCTGCTTGAATTTCTCCGCACGCATAAGCATGATGGTCat GCACTGATGCTTAATGATCGGATACAGAACCTATCCTCACTTCACTATGCTTTAGCACGAGCAGAAGAGCACCTTTCTAAGTTTCCACCTAATACACCATTTTCTGAGTTTGAATTTGA TTTACAATCAATGGGTTTTGAGAGAGGTTGGGGTGACAGGGCAGAACGGGTATCAGAGATGGTGCATTTGCTCATGGACATCCTTCAGGCACCCGATCCCGCTTCCTTAGAGTCATTTCTTGGGATGCTTCCTATGGTCTTCAACGTTGTCATCGTGTCTCCTCATGGCTACTTTGGCCAAGCAAATGTTTTAGGATTGCCAGATACTGGTGGACAG attgtttacattcttgATCAAGTGCGTGCATTGGAGAATGAGATGGTTTCTAAAATACGAAAACAGGGATTGGATTTTGTCCCAAAAATCCTTATT GTCACTCGACTGATACCCCATGCAAAAGGCACAACATGCAACCAAAGACTTGAAAGAATTAGTGGAACAGAAAACACATATATTCTGCGGGTTCCTTTTAGGACTCAGAATGGTATTCTTCGTAAATGGATTTCAAGGTTTGATGTGTGGCCATATTTGGAGACCTTTGCAGAT GATGCATCGAATGAAATTGCTGCTGAGTTGCAGGGAGTTCCAGATCTGATCATTGGTAACTATAGTGATGGAAATCTTGTTGCTTCTCTGTTGTCTTATAAGCTCGGAATTACACAG TGTAACATTGCACATGCATtggagaaaattaaatatccaGATTCTGATATATACTGGAGAAAATACGAGGACAAGTACCATTTTGCAAGTCAGTTTACAGCTGACATCATTGCAATGAATAATGCAGATTTTATCATCACTAGCACATATCAGGAGATTGCAGGAAA CAAGAATAACATTGGGCAGTATGAGGGCTACACTGCTTTTACTCTTCCTGGCCTCTATCGAGTTGTTCATGGAATCAATGTTTTCGATCCCAAGTTTAATATTGTCTCTCCAGGAGCAGACTCGTGCATTTATTTTCCATACTCTGATAGGGAAAGAAGACTCACTGCTTTACATGGTGCCATTGAAGAGCTCTTATATGATCCTGAGCAGAATGAGGAGCATAT TGGTTATTTGACCGACCAATCAAAGCCGATTATCTTCTCCATGTCAAGACTTGATAGGGTGAAGAACTTGACAGGACTTGTTGAGTGGTACGGCAAGAGCAGCAAGCTAAGAGAGCTTGTAAATCTTGTTGTGGTTGGTGGTTCTATGGATGTGAATAAATCCAGGGACAGAGAAGAAATGGCCGAGATTAAAAAGATGCATGGCCTCATAACAGAGTATAATTTGGCTGGCCAGTTCCGTTGGGTTGCTGCTCAAATGAATCGTGCTCGTAATGGTGAGCTCTACCGCTACATTGCCGATGCAAAAGGTGTTTTCGTACAG CCAGCTTTCTATGAAGCTTTCGGCCTCACTGTTATAGAAGCAATGACTTGTGGGCTTCCTACCTTTGCCACTTGTCATGGTGGCCCTGCCGAGATCATTGAGCATGGTACTTGTGGGTTCCATATTGATCCCCATCACCCTGATCAGGCTGCTTCACTCTTGATCAACTTCTTTGAACGGTGTAAGGAAGATCCTAGCTACTGGAACACGATTTCTGATGGAGGTCTTAAACGAATTTATGAAAG GTACACATGGAAAATATATTCTAAGAGGTTGTTGACATTAGCTGGAGTTTATGGCTTCTGGAAGCACGTGTCTAAGCTGGAGAGGAGAGAGATAAGACGATATTTGGAGATGTTTTACATTCTCAAGTTTAACAATCTG GTAAAGTCGATTCCGCTAGCAGTTGACGATCAGCAATAA
- the LOC8278767 gene encoding sucrose synthase 2 isoform X2, with product MPLSSFRDRVHDILSVYRVELVSLLTRHVAEGKGILQTHDLLCELDNVVVDDEAMEKLRRSPFVEVLQSTQEAIVLPPFVAMAIRPRPGVWEYVRVNVYELSVDHLNVSEFLRFKEDLADGECDESYVLELDFEPFNATFPRPTRSSSIGNGVQFLNRHLSSVMFRQKESLEPLLEFLRTHKHDGHALMLNDRIQNLSSLHYALARAEEHLSKFPPNTPFSEFEFDLQSMGFERGWGDRAERVSEMVHLLMDILQAPDPASLESFLGMLPMVFNVVIVSPHGYFGQANVLGLPDTGGQIVYILDQVRALENEMVSKIRKQGLDFVPKILIVTRLIPHAKGTTCNQRLERISGTENTYILRVPFRTQNGILRKWISRFDVWPYLETFADDASNEIAAELQGVPDLIIGNYSDGNLVASLLSYKLGITQCNIAHALEKIKYPDSDIYWRKYEDKYHFASQFTADIIAMNNADFIITSTYQEIAGNKNNIGQYEGYTAFTLPGLYRVVHGINVFDPKFNIVSPGADSCIYFPYSDRERRLTALHGAIEELLYDPEQNEEHIGYLTDQSKPIIFSMSRLDRVKNLTGLVEWYGKSSKLRELVNLVVVGGSMDVNKSRDREEMAEIKKMHGLITEYNLAGQFRWVAAQMNRARNGELYRYIADAKGVFVQPAFYEAFGLTVIEAMTCGLPTFATCHGGPAEIIEHGTCGFHIDPHHPDQAASLLINFFERCKEDPSYWNTISDGGLKRIYERYTWKIYSKRLLTLAGVYGFWKHVSKLERREIRRYLEMFYILKFNNLVKSIPLAVDDQQ from the exons ATGCCGCTTTCTAGCTTTCGTGACAGAGTGCATGACATTCTCTCTGTCTATAGAGTCGAGCTTGTTTCTCTTCTCACCAG GCATGTGGCTGAAGGGAAAGGAATATTGCAAACTCATGATCTGTTGTGTGAGCTCGACAATGTAGTTGTAGATGATGAAGCAATGGAGAAGCTTCGCCGCAGTCCTTTTGTTGAAGTCCTTCAATCTACTCAG GAAGCTATCGTACTGCCTCCATTTGTTGCAATGGCAATTCGGCCAAGACCTGGTGTTTGGGAATATGTTCGTGTTAATGTATATGAACTTAGTGTGGATCATTTGAATGTTTCTGAATTCCTTCGTTTCAAAGAAGATCTCGCGGATGGAGA GTGCGACGAGAGTTATGTGCTTGAACTTGATTTTGAGCCATTTAATGCAACATTTCCTCGGCCAACCCGGTCGTCATCAATAGGAAATGGGGTTCAATTCTTGAACCGTCACCTGTCTTCAGTTATGTTCCGACAAAAAGAAAGTTTGGAGCCTCTGCTTGAATTTCTCCGCACGCATAAGCATGATGGTCat GCACTGATGCTTAATGATCGGATACAGAACCTATCCTCACTTCACTATGCTTTAGCACGAGCAGAAGAGCACCTTTCTAAGTTTCCACCTAATACACCATTTTCTGAGTTTGAATTTGA TTTACAATCAATGGGTTTTGAGAGAGGTTGGGGTGACAGGGCAGAACGGGTATCAGAGATGGTGCATTTGCTCATGGACATCCTTCAGGCACCCGATCCCGCTTCCTTAGAGTCATTTCTTGGGATGCTTCCTATGGTCTTCAACGTTGTCATCGTGTCTCCTCATGGCTACTTTGGCCAAGCAAATGTTTTAGGATTGCCAGATACTGGTGGACAG attgtttacattcttgATCAAGTGCGTGCATTGGAGAATGAGATGGTTTCTAAAATACGAAAACAGGGATTGGATTTTGTCCCAAAAATCCTTATT GTCACTCGACTGATACCCCATGCAAAAGGCACAACATGCAACCAAAGACTTGAAAGAATTAGTGGAACAGAAAACACATATATTCTGCGGGTTCCTTTTAGGACTCAGAATGGTATTCTTCGTAAATGGATTTCAAGGTTTGATGTGTGGCCATATTTGGAGACCTTTGCAGAT GATGCATCGAATGAAATTGCTGCTGAGTTGCAGGGAGTTCCAGATCTGATCATTGGTAACTATAGTGATGGAAATCTTGTTGCTTCTCTGTTGTCTTATAAGCTCGGAATTACACAG TGTAACATTGCACATGCATtggagaaaattaaatatccaGATTCTGATATATACTGGAGAAAATACGAGGACAAGTACCATTTTGCAAGTCAGTTTACAGCTGACATCATTGCAATGAATAATGCAGATTTTATCATCACTAGCACATATCAGGAGATTGCAGGAAA CAAGAATAACATTGGGCAGTATGAGGGCTACACTGCTTTTACTCTTCCTGGCCTCTATCGAGTTGTTCATGGAATCAATGTTTTCGATCCCAAGTTTAATATTGTCTCTCCAGGAGCAGACTCGTGCATTTATTTTCCATACTCTGATAGGGAAAGAAGACTCACTGCTTTACATGGTGCCATTGAAGAGCTCTTATATGATCCTGAGCAGAATGAGGAGCATAT TGGTTATTTGACCGACCAATCAAAGCCGATTATCTTCTCCATGTCAAGACTTGATAGGGTGAAGAACTTGACAGGACTTGTTGAGTGGTACGGCAAGAGCAGCAAGCTAAGAGAGCTTGTAAATCTTGTTGTGGTTGGTGGTTCTATGGATGTGAATAAATCCAGGGACAGAGAAGAAATGGCCGAGATTAAAAAGATGCATGGCCTCATAACAGAGTATAATTTGGCTGGCCAGTTCCGTTGGGTTGCTGCTCAAATGAATCGTGCTCGTAATGGTGAGCTCTACCGCTACATTGCCGATGCAAAAGGTGTTTTCGTACAG CCAGCTTTCTATGAAGCTTTCGGCCTCACTGTTATAGAAGCAATGACTTGTGGGCTTCCTACCTTTGCCACTTGTCATGGTGGCCCTGCCGAGATCATTGAGCATGGTACTTGTGGGTTCCATATTGATCCCCATCACCCTGATCAGGCTGCTTCACTCTTGATCAACTTCTTTGAACGGTGTAAGGAAGATCCTAGCTACTGGAACACGATTTCTGATGGAGGTCTTAAACGAATTTATGAAAG GTACACATGGAAAATATATTCTAAGAGGTTGTTGACATTAGCTGGAGTTTATGGCTTCTGGAAGCACGTGTCTAAGCTGGAGAGGAGAGAGATAAGACGATATTTGGAGATGTTTTACATTCTCAAGTTTAACAATCTG GTAAAGTCGATTCCGCTAGCAGTTGACGATCAGCAATAA